Proteins from a genomic interval of Nocardia sp. BMG51109:
- a CDS encoding IS5/IS1182 family transposase has product MPGGSGYGSRANRAYLRERGIKATIPVKADQAANRKNKGSAGGRPPAFDAERYKYRHAVECGIGQLKENRAMATRYDKLAVRYQATVHITAINQWLRHG; this is encoded by the coding sequence GTGCCCGGTGGATCAGGCTACGGCTCTCGCGCCAACCGCGCCTACCTGCGTGAACGTGGAATCAAGGCCACGATCCCGGTGAAGGCGGATCAGGCGGCCAACCGGAAGAACAAAGGCTCCGCCGGTGGCCGGCCACCCGCGTTCGACGCCGAACGATACAAGTACCGTCACGCCGTCGAGTGCGGCATCGGCCAGCTGAAGGAAAACCGTGCCATGGCAACCAGATACGACAAACTCGCAGTCCGCTACCAGGCCACCGTCCACATCACCGCCATCAACCAATGGCTCCGACATGGGTGA